Proteins encoded together in one Ipomoea triloba cultivar NCNSP0323 chromosome 4, ASM357664v1 window:
- the LOC116015074 gene encoding transcription factor bHLH162-like produces MQPNCSSLPPPRPLRHLAEKHRRQQMKGLNRRLASLVPHEKSLEKSPAIDVLDHATNYIKQLENNVNELKARKDNLQLPVVMDVNESKRGESLEINIVCGLEKKMSATNSTVGLKIYHTILCKAFSPRIGMDTIRVQERLKNFICDLG; encoded by the exons ATGCAGCCCAACTGCAGTAGTTTACCGCCACCCAGACCTCTCCGGCATTTGGCGGAGAAACATCGGCGGCAGCAAATGAAAGGCCTTAATCGTCGCCTCGCCTCTCTCGTCCCCCATGAAAAATCTCTA GAAAAATCTCCGGCCATTGACGTGTTGGATCATGCCACTAACTACATCAAACAACTAGAGAACAACGTTAATGAGCTGAAAGCAAGAAAGGATAACCTACAATTACCAGTCGTAATGGACGTGAATGAAAGTAAGAGAGGTGAAAGTTTGGAGATAAATATAGTGTGTGgattggagaagaagatgagTGCAACCAACTCCACTGTGGGTCTCAAGATCTACCATACAATTCTTTGCAAG GCATTTTCACCCAGAATTGGAATGGATACCATTCGAGTGCAAGAACGGTTGAAGAACTTTATTTGTGACCTTGGATGA